The Oxobacter pfennigii region ACACCGTATAATCCGGGAGTTAAATCCCAGCCTTCATATTCTTTTGAGAAACCGTATGCGTTAACTCTAACCCATGCATTTACTGTGGGAAGTTCATTAACGAATTCTTTCTGGAATTCATCCATTATCTTTATACGTTCCTCAAAGGAAGGTTCTTTCATTGAAGCAGCTAAGAGCTGATCTATCTTGTCGTTTTTGTATCCCATGAAGTTAAGAGCTGCATTGGATGCATAAATTGTGCTCAAGGATGAGTCAGGGTCATCTATTACGCCCCAGTCTATGAAGTTTATATCATAGCTCTTCTGCTGTGTGACACGGTCTGTATAAGTTGCCGGATCGACGGGTTTTAAATTAAGCTTAAAGCCTGCCTGTTCGGCATTTGCTTTTATTACGTTTGCTATCGAATCGGCATTTGCAGTAGTTGTACGGTAAATAAGCTCAAATTCCAATTTTTTGCCTGATGATGATTCCCTTACTCCGTCATTATCCTTATCTGTATAACCAGCAGCTTCTAAGGCTTTTTTTGCACCTTCCACATCAAAACCGGGGAATTTTATCTGTGATTTTACAAGGTCAGCATAAACAGGAGATACAGGAGTCTCCATCTTTATAGCCGCACCCTGCATGGCTGTGGTGACAAGTGCATCTCTGTCAACAGTCATTGCAAAAGCTTTACGTACATTAATATCCTTTAATAGTTCATTCTTATAGTTGAAGCTTATATAGCCAAAGCCAAGGGAATTTACGCGCATAATTCCGAACTTATCCGGAGTTGATTCCAGCTGGTTCTGTGCAGCCGCCGGAAGAGCTGAACCTGAAACCTGAACTTCACCGTTTTTCATTGCAAGGATAAGGGCATTGGCGTCAGGGAAGATACGGAAGGTTACATTTTCAATGTAAGCGCCTTTTCCGTCATTAGCTAAAGGCCAGTCTGGAACCCTTTCAAAGGAATAATATTCACCTTTTTTGTAATCCACCAGTTTATATGGACCATATCCTACACCATTGAACTGGAAGTTCATAGGATCTGTGACAGTTTCGTAAATGTGCTTTGGCATTACATCCACCCAGAAGCCTATTTGGGACAAAAAGTTAACCTGAGGCTGTTTCAAATAATATTTGATCGTTGTCTTGTCCACTATTTCTGTCTTTTCAACACCGCCGTACATGTCGGCACCGTAGCCCAATTTATACTTTGCGACATATTCGCAGGTAAATGCGAGGTCATCGGTGGTAAAGGGCTTACCGTCATGCCATGTTAAACCGTCGTGTATCTTTACTGTGTAAACCTTTGCGTCATCGCTTATATCGTAGTCTTCAATTATATACGGAACTTTGTTACCATTGTCATCGGTTGCCATAAGAGGCGGCATTGCAAGATTCATAACCATTGAAGCGTTTAAATCATTCGATAACCAGGTTGCTATATTATAGGGGTCCCCTGTAATTCCTATTACCAGGCTTCCGCCTACCTGAGGGCCGCTTTGAGCCCCTTGTGTCGGCTGCTGATTGCTCTGACCTCCTGTACAGGCTGCCAGAATCGTCATAACCAATGTCAAAACTACTGATAAAACCAACAATTTGTTTCTTTTCATTCTAACTCCTCCTCAAATTTTATTTATATTAAATTTTTTTTAATATCTTGCCTGAATATGGCCTTTTAAGCTCTTCTCCTTCGATTGCAAGCTTGCCGTTTACTATTACCGTATCAACGCCCTTAGCCGTTGTTAATGGTTTTGTGTAATCTATCTCATCAGGTGAAGGAAATGAATATTTATCAAGGTCAAGAATTG contains the following coding sequences:
- a CDS encoding ABC transporter substrate-binding protein, which produces MKRNKLLVLSVVLTLVMTILAACTGGQSNQQPTQGAQSGPQVGGSLVIGITGDPYNIATWLSNDLNASMVMNLAMPPLMATDDNGNKVPYIIEDYDISDDAKVYTVKIHDGLTWHDGKPFTTDDLAFTCEYVAKYKLGYGADMYGGVEKTEIVDKTTIKYYLKQPQVNFLSQIGFWVDVMPKHIYETVTDPMNFQFNGVGYGPYKLVDYKKGEYYSFERVPDWPLANDGKGAYIENVTFRIFPDANALILAMKNGEVQVSGSALPAAAQNQLESTPDKFGIMRVNSLGFGYISFNYKNELLKDINVRKAFAMTVDRDALVTTAMQGAAIKMETPVSPVYADLVKSQIKFPGFDVEGAKKALEAAGYTDKDNDGVRESSSGKKLEFELIYRTTTANADSIANVIKANAEQAGFKLNLKPVDPATYTDRVTQQKSYDINFIDWGVIDDPDSSLSTIYASNAALNFMGYKNDKIDQLLAASMKEPSFEERIKIMDEFQKEFVNELPTVNAWVRVNAYGFSKEYEGWDLTPGLYGVVDIKDLVKVYKK